Proteins encoded together in one Stutzerimonas stutzeri window:
- a CDS encoding bifunctional protein-serine/threonine kinase/phosphatase, with the protein MPSQLVISLGQHSDAGRKPLNQDFHGACIPTDAQLASKGIAIALADGISSSEVSHIASETAVASFLSDYFCTSDAWSVKQSAQRVLVAVNSWLHAQTRQGPYRYDRDRGYVCTFSALVLKGGSAHLFHIGDARIHRLREGTLEQLSEDHRVRVSAETSYLGRALGINPHLEIDYRNLPLALGDLFLLATDGVYEHLDPRAMADIVATHADDLDAAARQLVEQALVNGSDDNLTVQLVRIDSLPEQAADDVQRQLGELALPPLLEPRTQFDGYRIVRQLHASSRSHVHLAVDEKSGAQVVLKTPSLDQRGDPAYLERFLLEEWIARRIDNPHVVKACPPPRRRHFLYTVSEFIEGQTLAQWMLDHPTPDLTTVRGFVEQIARGLRAFHRLEMLHQDLRPQNLLIDATGTLKIIDFGSTRVAGLADRQAPDPQEALLGTAAYTAPEYFLGEAGSPRSDQFSLAVIAYQLLSGRLPYGTDVCKARTLAAQKRLHYRSVRDAQREIPAWVDEVLAKALHPDPRRRYADLSEFVFELRQPNPALLNRTRPPLLERNPLLFWKGLSLLLGLAVVALLLR; encoded by the coding sequence ATGCCCAGCCAACTCGTTATCTCCCTCGGCCAGCATTCGGATGCCGGACGCAAGCCGCTCAATCAGGACTTTCACGGCGCCTGCATTCCCACCGACGCGCAGCTCGCCAGCAAGGGCATCGCCATCGCGCTGGCCGACGGCATCAGCAGCAGCGAGGTCAGCCATATCGCCAGCGAAACCGCAGTGGCGAGCTTTCTCTCGGACTACTTCTGCACCTCCGATGCCTGGTCGGTGAAACAGTCGGCGCAGCGCGTGCTGGTGGCAGTCAACTCCTGGTTGCATGCGCAGACCCGCCAAGGCCCTTACCGCTATGACCGCGACCGCGGCTATGTCTGCACCTTCAGTGCGCTGGTGCTCAAGGGCGGCAGCGCGCACCTGTTCCACATCGGCGATGCGCGCATCCATCGCCTGCGTGAAGGCACCCTCGAACAGCTGAGCGAGGATCACCGCGTGCGTGTCAGCGCCGAAACCAGCTATCTCGGCCGCGCCCTGGGCATCAACCCGCATCTGGAAATCGACTACCGCAACCTCCCGCTGGCACTGGGCGATCTGTTCCTGCTCGCCACCGACGGCGTGTACGAGCACCTCGATCCGCGCGCGATGGCCGATATCGTTGCGACCCATGCCGACGACCTGGACGCTGCAGCGCGGCAGCTGGTCGAACAGGCGCTGGTCAACGGCAGCGATGACAACCTCACCGTGCAGCTGGTGCGCATCGACAGCCTGCCCGAGCAAGCGGCCGACGACGTGCAGCGCCAGCTCGGCGAACTGGCCCTGCCGCCGCTGCTGGAGCCGCGCACGCAGTTCGACGGCTACCGCATCGTTCGTCAGCTGCATGCCAGCAGCCGCAGCCACGTGCATCTGGCTGTCGACGAAAAGAGCGGCGCGCAGGTGGTGCTGAAGACGCCGTCACTCGATCAGCGTGGCGACCCGGCCTATCTCGAGCGCTTCCTTCTCGAGGAATGGATCGCCCGGCGTATCGATAACCCTCACGTGGTCAAGGCCTGCCCGCCGCCACGCCGGCGGCACTTCCTGTACACGGTCAGCGAATTCATCGAAGGGCAGACGCTCGCGCAGTGGATGCTCGACCACCCGACGCCGGACCTGACCACCGTACGCGGCTTCGTCGAACAGATCGCCCGCGGCCTGCGCGCCTTTCACCGCCTGGAAATGCTGCATCAGGACCTGCGCCCGCAGAACCTGCTGATCGACGCCACCGGCACGCTGAAGATCATCGACTTCGGCTCGACACGGGTTGCCGGGCTCGCCGACCGACAGGCCCCGGATCCGCAGGAGGCGCTGCTCGGCACCGCCGCCTACACCGCGCCGGAGTATTTCCTTGGGGAGGCGGGCTCGCCGCGTTCGGATCAGTTCTCCCTCGCGGTGATCGCCTACCAGCTGCTCAGCGGTCGCCTGCCCTATGGCACCGATGTCTGCAAGGCACGCACCCTGGCCGCGCAGAAGCGCCTGCACTACCGCTCGGTACGCGACGCCCAGCGCGAGATCCCGGCCTGGGTCGACGAGGTGCTGGCCAAGGCGCTGCATCCCGACCCACGGCGGCGCTACGCCGATCTGTCCGAGTTCGTCTTCGAGTTGCGCCAGCCCAACCCGGCGCTGCTCAACCGCACTCGCCCACCCTTGCTGGAACGCAACCCGCTGCTGTTCTGGAAAGGCCTGTCGCTGCTGCTGGGGCTGGCGGTCGTTGCACTGCTGCTGCGCTAG